The Podospora pseudocomata strain CBS 415.72m chromosome 1 map unlocalized CBS415.72m_1, whole genome shotgun sequence genome has a segment encoding these proteins:
- a CDS encoding uncharacterized protein (EggNog:ENOG503NUFE; COG:S): MFRSSTPDPPKSKTRFWNKMPSLFSRLKGKDGKKSKKGQLDLDDQLAKKPRWEGDAWARKTVDPEEVEELLRFSTEELKARALDLPFLLLPFRPTSDPSAVRTFVRHFFGNRDGAQTLYGEALAQELRMTEPMVISGVVKWCWSRLPGGVVGWDSYELFSLGEQDSNLARDSFKTFIPLSFENRKAQAQIVFHFFDLLSAVAAHGKTNGFGGRKLSRMAAWWAFEQTEADRANGFEGAYKAWLKAADATSHLFFAYLRSLAPEPVVGGISLLPMSLQKLLQETEYPPQRPHLLQTSTYRVAMIVDTVSPTPFALLRRANHFQYRDDDRALKQWSEYEDPIKALTEECVRVLRAISAANQSHAVSSSKHSTSLRDASWSRFEDIGFASALEEEDELDDSLAVQRRQQGMRNTPASGNDLGRPTTPSWADFLSSGFVDEKNNTSHLLPPDKVLPPIETNLRQRSSQSHRPRLENENHLEPGELASITRFDLDDAFWWVWLTSLAPEETSERKSTFGRCAVIETIIRDRRWLVMEEIVKGAAPDPAEGAYIAEKKGFFSWTRRSKTSGLNRRKSTAGKHALEKSDNYLNTSSTMGFSKTSIGPDQQAKIQAAAQQLQAQERQKAQPQAVERRGRSDADYMHEKTNSVFTLQASILNEASPAVKWANKYDKDAIREAYLADNSAGRGGSTASSVNGITPPAANGNERPPQPPPKSTPQPQPAPITIPAPATVTPRTETPTPETPRATEKELEAPKDVHPVERVSDGGGRSTPAPPPKPKDQVANVTSMELTREQMVSPEPDSPEKKQNKLQKELSKSPTATGGFRKLFGRARRSSKVPDSAPEQLNTMLASPTAAAAAAPVKAVTPEQPPKQETPQPLPPKVEPATALPARKAVPPAAAPAAAPAPAPVAAAPEPQTEPTYEPSVHEDVSRVNTRDTAAASEEFSRFDQGPLLDQPAFVPDEEDTDTDDAVPPPIARHSSRSPLPSPALPQAPKQQAPAPAPAPAKRQLPAPAPAVPEAMDRWAQIRKNAAERAAQRGPASPASPPPPVSPEMRRPAPRFARKDETDGDTSGEETIESRVARIKARVAELTSNQEGMGGPGARSPPPPIRR; this comes from the exons ATGTTTCGGTCTTCCACTCCTGACCCTCCAAAATCCAAGACACGCTTCTGGAACAAGATGCCGAGTCTTTTCTCCCGcctcaagggcaaggacgGGAAGAAATCCAAAAAGGGCCAGCTCGATCTCGACGACCAATTAGCAAAGAAACCACGATGGGAGGGTGACGCCTGGGCTCGTAAGACGGTCGACcctgaggaggtggaggaattGCTTCGATTTTCTACAGAAGAGCTCAAGGCGCGAG CTCTCGATCTTCCCTTTTTACTACTTCCCTTCCGACCAACGTCGGACCCGAGTGCTGTTCGCACCTTTGTGCGACACTTTTTCGGCAACAGAGATGGCGCCCAAACACTGTATGGAGAGGCATTGGCGCAGGAGCTGCGCATGACGGAGCCCATG GTTATCTCGGGCGTTGTGAAATGGTGCTGGAGCAGACTTCCGGGCGGTGTGGTAGGATGGGATTCTTATGAGTTGTTCAGCCTTGGAGAGCAAGACTCGAACCTGGCCAGAGACTCTTTCAAGACCTTTATTCCGCTCAGCTTTGAGAACAGAAAGGCGCAGGCGCAAATCGTCTTTCACTTTTTTGACCTGCTGTCGGCAGTTGCCGCCCACGGGAAGACGAACGGGTTCGGCGGGCGCAAGCTCTCACGGATGGCTGCATGGTGGGCTTTCGAGCAGACCGAAGCCGACAGGGCCAATGGGTTCGAGGGCGCGTACAAGGCGTGGCTCAAGGCTGCCGATGCTACAAGCCATCTTTTCTTTGCATACCTCAGATCCCTCGCGCCAGAACCAGTGGTTGGCGGCATTTCGCTGCTACCCATGTCGTTGCAGAAGCTTCTCCAGGAGACCGAATACCCGCCGCAGAGGCCCCATCTCCTGCAAACATCTACTTACAGGGTTGCCATGATAGTCGATACTGTTTCACCAACACCGTTTGCCCTCTTGAGACGAGCCAACCACTTCCAATACCGCGACGACGACCGAGCTTTGAAGCAGTGGTCTGAATACGAGGATCCCATCAAGGCCCTGACCGAGGAGTGCGTCAGAGTTCTTCGGGCCATCTCGGCCGCGAACCAGTCACACGCCGTTTCGAGTTCGAAACACTCGACCAGTCTTCGTGACGCTTCGTGGTCTCGATTTGAGGACATTGGGTTTGCGAGTGctctggaggaggaagacgaatTGGACGACTCGCTGGCAGTTCAACGACGACAGCAGGGAATGCGGAACACGCCCGCCTCTGGCAACGACTTGGgacggccaacaacaccatcctggGCCGACTTTTTGTCTTCGGGTTTCGTTGACGAGAAGAACAACACGAGCCACTTGCTGCCGCCTGACAAGGTCCTTCCCCCCATCGAGACGAACCTCCGCCAACGCAGCTCGCAGTCCCACAGACCGAGACTCGAGAACGAAAACCATCTTGAACCTGGCGAGCTCGCTAGCATCACCCGCTTCGATCTTGATGATGCTTTCTGGTGGGTTTGGCTGACCAGTTTGGCTCCTGAGGAGACTTCGGAAAGGAAGTCTACTTTTGGGCGCTGTGCCGTGATTGAGACTATTATTCGAGATCGTCGCTGGTTGGTCATGGAGGAAATCGTCAAGGGCGCTGCCCCTGATCCGGCCGAGGGAGCCTACAttgcggagaagaagggcttCTTCAGTTGGACCCGCCGTTCCAAGACTTCTGGCCTGAACAGGAGAAAGTCGACCGCAGGAAAGCATGCTTTGGAAAAGAGCGATAATTACCTGAACACGAGCTCCACCATGGGCTTCAGCAAGACCAGCATTGGCCCTGACCAGCAAGCCAAGATTCAGGCAGCTGCGCAACAGCTCCAGGCCCAGGAGAGGCAAAAGGCCCAACCCCAGGCCGTGgagcggagggggaggagcgaTGCCGACTACATGCACGAGAAGACCAACAGCGTCTTCACACTGCAGGCGAGCATCCTTAATGAGGCGTCTCCGGCTGTCAAGTGGGCGAACAAGTATGACAAGGACGCGATTAGAGAGGCCTATTTGGCAGATAACAGCGCCGGCCGTGGCGGTAGCACAGCTTCTAGCGTCAACGGAATCACTCCTCCTGCTGCAAATGGCAATGAGCGTCCTCCTCAGCCGCCTCCCAAGTCAACaccgcaacctcaacctgCCCCGATCACTATCCCCGCACCCGCTACTGTTACTCCTCGGACAGAAACGCCAACCCCAGAGACGCCCAGGGCCACagagaaggagctggaagcACCCAAAGATGTCCACCCTGTCGAACGGGTATCTGACGGTGGAGGTCGTAGCACGCCTGCGCCTccacccaagcccaaggatcAGGTCGCCAACGTCACTAGCATGGAGTTGACTCGTGAGCAAATGGTTTCGCCCGAGCCCGATAGCCCGGAGAAAAAGCAGAATAAGCTGCAGAAGGAATTATCCAAGAGTCCCACTGCTACCGGCGGCTTCAGGAAACTGTTTGGTCGTGCTAGGAGGTCATCCAAGGTGCCTGATAGCGCTCCTGAGCAGCTCAACACCATGCTTGCTTCCCCAAcagctgccgctgccgctgccccCGTCAAGGCCGTCACCCCTGAGCAACCTCCGAAGCAGGAAACTCCTCAGCCATTGCCCCCCAAGGTTGAGCCGGCTACGGCCCTTCCTGCTCGCAAGGCGGTTCCTCCCGCGGCGGCTCCTGCTGCCGCCCCAGCTCCCGCCCCagtggctgctgctcctgagCCTCAGACCGAACCCACCTATGAGCCGTCTGTTCATGAGGATGTGTCCCGCGTCAACACTCGGGATACTGCCGCTGCCAGCGAGGAGTTCTCCCGCTTTGATCAGGGACCTCTCCTTGACCAGCCCGCGTTTGTTCCGGATGAAGAGGACACCGACACTGATGATGCCGTGCCCCCTCCTATTGCCCGGCACTCGTCCCGCTCCCCTCTGCCATCGCCTGCGTTGCCACAAGCTCCCAAGCAACAGGCACCCGCACCTGCACCTGCGCCAGCTAAGCGTCAGCTTCCAGCGCCGGCGCCCGCCGTACCCGAGGCGATGGATCGCTGGGCTCAGATTCGTAAGAACGCTGCTGAGCGCGCGGCCCAGCGTGGCCCGGCTtctcctgcctctccaccgccgccagtaTCGCCAGAGATGCGAAGACCTGCTCCCAGGTTCGCCAGAAAGGACGAGACCGATGGGGACACCAGCGGTGAAGAGA CTATCGAGTCCCGGGTAGCCCGCATCAAGGCCAGAGTGGCCGAGTTGACCAGTAATCAGGAAGGCATGGGCGGACCAGGTGCTcgctcaccaccgcctccgaTTCGTCGTTAG
- the CHT4_1 gene encoding Chitinase 4 (EggNog:ENOG503NW3A; COG:G; CAZy:GH18) yields MLTTATILVPFLLGGFQVVKAAPKQVIQLSPQEGLEIVCNAGRSTTVTVTRTVEVARTVSVMVTTGAPQASVGVVRSSSGLRVVSSSSRTGTVPSSTAGSVVGGGGGNGTGFRNAVYFTNWGTYGNNFQPQDLPADRITHVLYSFADIASNGEVFSSDTYSDLEKRYPTDSWNDQGNNAYGCVKQMYLLKKKHRQLKVLLSIGGWTYSPKFAPVAATAAGRKRFCSSAVKLVQDWGFDGLDIDWEYPASATEAADFVSLLKECREALDEYSAKHAKGYHMPITIACPAGPTHYGQMDIPRMDKYIDAWHLMAYDYAGSWDSVSGHQSNVFLSTTNPNSTKFSTEKAVNDYVAKGVAPGKIVLGLPLYGRGFEATSGPGRPYNGIGEGSAQAGIWNYKDLPRPGAKEFWDEQAVAAWSFDERKQEFISYDTVRSAVEKVKYLKGKGLGGTVFWEAAGDKVREEESLVRTVVKEFGGTNKLAGALNLLSYPVSEYDNIRAGMP; encoded by the exons ATGTTGACCACAGCTACGATCCTCGTCCCCTTTTTGCTTGGTGGATTCCAAGTCGTGAAGGCGGCACCGAAGCAGGTTATTCAGTTGAGTCCGCAGGAGGGGCTGGAGATTGTGTGCAATGCGGGGAGGTCTACGACGGTGACGGTTACgaggacggtggaggttgcGAGGACGGTTTCGGTGATGGTTACCACGGGTGCACCGCAGGCTTCGGTTGGGGTGGTACGGAGTAGCTCCGGCTTGAGGGTGGTGTCGAGTAGTTCGAGGACTGGGACGGTGCCGTCGAGTACTGCTGGgtctgttgttggtggtgggggtgggaatgggacgGGGTTTAGGAATGCGGTTTATTTTACGAATTG GGGCACCTACGGCAACAACTTCCAGCCTCAGGACTTGCCGGCCGACAGGATCACGCATGTGCTGTATTCGTTTGCGGATATTGCTTCTAATGGGGAGGT ATTCTCCTCAGACACCTACTCCGACCTCGAAAAGCGTTACCCGACCGACTCCTGGAACGACCAAGGCAACAACGCCTACGGCTGCGTCAAGCAGATGTacctcctcaagaagaagcaccgCCAGCTCAAGGTGCTGCTTTCCATCGGCGGGTGGACGTACTCGCCCAAATTCGCCCCCGTGgctgccaccgccgctgGCCGCAAAAGGTTTTGCTCTTCGGCGGTAAAGCTGGTCCAAGACTGGGGGTTTGACGGGTTGGATATCGACTGGGAGTATCCCGCCTCTGCGACCGAAGCCGCTGATTTTGTTTCGCTGCTGAAAGAGTGCAGAGAGGCCTTGGATGAGTACTCTGCCAAGCACGCAAAGGGGTATCACATGCCTATTACTATTGCTTGTCCGGCGGGTCCGACGCATTATGGCCAGATGGATATCCCACGGATGGATAAGTATATTGACGCGTGGCATCTTATGGCGTATGACTATGCCGGGTCGTGGGATAGTGTCTCGGGGCATCAGAGCAATGTTTTCCTTAGCACGACTAACCCGAACTCTACAAAATTCTCGACGGAGAAGGCGGTGAATGATTATGTGGCCAAGGGGGTCGCGCCGGGGAAGATTGTGCTGGGACTGCCGCTTtatgggagggggtttgaggcTACGAGTGGGCCGGGGAGGCCGTATAATGGAATTGGCGAGGGGTCGGCGCAGGCGGGGATTTGGAATTATAAGGATTTGCCTAGGCCGGGGGCGAAAGAGTTTTGGGATGAGCAGGCGGTTGCGGCGTGGAGTTTTGATGAGAGGAAGCAGGAGTTTATTAGTTATGATACGGTTAGGAGTgcggtggagaaggtgaagtatttgaaggggaaggggttgggggggacggtgttttgggaggcggcgggggataaggtgagggaggaggagagtttggtgaggacggtggtgaaggagtttGGGGGGACGAATAAGTTGGCGGGGGCTTTGAACCTGTTGAGTTATCCAGTTAGTGAGTACGATAATATTAGGGCGGGAATGCCTTGA
- a CDS encoding uncharacterized protein (EggNog:ENOG503P9DT; COG:S), with amino-acid sequence MRPALISVVALSAAVSCQLVVPLLQQRAEAAPSSQRTLNHNQKIMDPNNGPGPALPPDSGVPSRTDPPPHSGGGGVILSDVIGRDRSVNLFAGFIRDIESTSVRLDDPSKNTTVLAPLNSAVEGLPRKPWEDPREYGALGPNAYEGGDGHERAQKNIQRFVEAHLIPVGIWSKGQKVKTLLGDREVWWEEKEDGTRVVQPGDIEVVEVSSSVANGEVWILKKVRNYA; translated from the exons ATGCGCCCTGCTCTTATTTCTGTCGTTGCTCTGAGTGCCGCCGTTTCCTGTCAACTTGTCGTACCCCTCTTGCAGCAAAGAGCGGAAGCAGCCCCGTCGTCACAGCGAACTCTCAACCACAATCAAAAGATCATGGACCCCAACAACGGCCCCGGTCCGGCGTTGCCTCCGGACTCCGGAGTTCCGTCGAGGACTGACCCACCTCCGCActctggcggcggtggtgttaTCCTTTCGGATGTGATCGGCCGGGATAGGTCTGTCAACTTATTTGCAGG CTTCATCAGAGATATTGAATCCACCTCTGTTCGGCTTGATGACCCGTCAAAAAACACAACGGTGCTCGCACCGCTCAACTCTGCGGTGGAGGGCTTACCTCGTAAACCATGGGAAGATCCCAGAGAGTACGGTGCCCTTGGGCCCAATGCTTatgaaggaggtgatggccATGAGAGGGCACAGAAGAACATTCAGCGGTTTGTGGAGGCTCACCTTATCCCGGTTGGTATCTGGTCCAAGGGCCAGAAGGTGAAGACTCTGCTTGGGGATAgggaggtgtggtgggaagaaaaggaagacgGGACCCGTGTGGTGCAGCCGGGGGATattgaggttgttgaggtttCGAGCTCTGTTGCGAATGGTGAGGTGTGGATTTTGAAGAAGGTTCGGAATTATGCCTga
- the SIN3 gene encoding Transcriptional regulatory protein sin3 (COG:B; EggNog:ENOG503NTW5): MNSQPLHPGPGAAFDRERDMEEQRHRALQQDEIARRERERERDRDRDRDRDRDDAERQHREPYQPAAPHHSSAGSLPIHQPVASRISNSITGPGGLLANHNNPAPALPVGGPPGPAPSFGGALHSAEAGRPPQHGAPGAAPAPQHQMFGPMVHGPNGPPPNSLAGAGGGPGPAAIFGGPLQQQQQENGRALAQEGARSMQQLPFGPGVNPPHGMTPGSNNMGQGQQPILNDALSYLDQVKVQFSEQPDVYNKFLDIMKDFKSQTIDTPGVINRVSELFAGHPTLIQGFNTFLPPGYRIECGLENNPNSIRVTTPSGSMIHSIGAPRPAQLEPAPPTSNPPQGYIGTVRPGPWQQVLQHSVESPEAAFSVPAQNGPPGFPGSSQSASFETSPNQPRSVPAVPNGSALSQPPVPRTAHTPTPGAGPPSANGSAAQQASMEKRGPVEFNHAISYVNKIKVRDFFSPVAPVRIVSYSPRVSMGHLNGESMGQASTEWIHFFLSLAQRPLTPSLIQNRFQDKPEIYKQFLEILQTYQREQKPIQDVYSQVTTLFHSAPDLLEDFKQFLPESAAQTRSAGQRPDETMPMAITTPTPQPGSLQRDGPKMPPVGNFAPPASAAKETKKRRAEKPATAASASVANEQAQSSALRGSLPAATTGNKRMKVTHKPNNADVAFIESTLTPTMPEPLPPTPINISHQDELAFFEKVKKHIGNRTANTEFLKLINMWNNDLIDTPTLVYKANQFMGGNPELLASLRAILRYDDATDDFVENKPEPPTGKVSLSNCRGFGPSYRLLPRRERLKPCTGRDELCQSVLNDEWASHPTWASEDSGFVAHRKNAYEEGLHRIEEERHDYDFFIEANQKCIQLLEPIAHSMLNMPASERHNFTMPVGLGGQSTSIYKRVLKKIYGPEKGCEVANDLFRNPYAVVPIVLARLKQKDEEWRFTQREWEKVWQNQTEAMHLKSLDHMGIQVKISDKRSLSAKHLVDSIKTKHEEQRRIRLAKGQTARYQFLYKLEDQGVLLDLLRLMVVYVNSNGGHSGVEKRRIIEFFEKFIPTFFDIPDEKFQERINDIEVESAEEDEDDGTLLELTNGRSRRNGKKSDLLRGVLDPGRNGSRSRGQKEGSAASGSKETTPDVGSANEEEMPDAPEDGSVPEVSNGRWLPTIPRPAIVDKSKGDPVNDLVDLDGELKADAPFTRSVYNFYCNQTIYVFFTIFTTLYKRLLDVKESRASVFEEIEREQAEKPAKTLGTVNGGLKFFEPTNPESFWPKTVQLIEDYIGGEVDENRYQDVLRHYYLKRGWKLYTIQDVLKSLCRLALQCNNPDAKGEKAKELVKAFLDSRAQSETSFQNEISMRKFAEKCIKDGEMFVISWNPKGKFATTRWLQKDETTFYTDEMERVQQWQYYISSYIRIENTEGIPRSRLQKVLLERNLPSDAKDSSDDGFLPKPLVYSENLIVRTCLNSYKMVFEQGTSDCAVYSTDSAREVEVEGDEDAAQAMFSAELRGEKIKERLLINNQWMKGHSHDEVQRSKDDFQRWMDGVVGGVDGGEGQGQDVAMEG; this comes from the exons ATGAATAGCCAGCCCCTGCACCCAGGCCCCGGAGCCGCCTTTGACCGCGAGCGCGACATGGAGGAGCAACGCCATCGTGCCCTCCAACAGGACGAGATTGCCCGACGGGAACGAGAAAGAGAGCGCGACCGTGACCGTGACCGCGACCGTGATCGTGACGACGCTGAGCGCCAGCACCGCGAACCCTACCAGCCCGCTGCCCCCCATCACAGCAGTGCCGGCTCCCTCCCTATCCACCAACCCGTCGCATCCAGAATATCAaactccatcaccggccCTGGAGGCTTGCTGGCAAACCACAATAATCCTGCCCCCGCTCTGCCAGTTGGTGGACCTCCCGGCCCTGCGCCTAGCTTTGGTGGAGCGCTTCACTCTGCCGAGGCCGGTCGCCCCCCTCAGCATGGCGCCCCCGGAGCTGCCCCAGCCCCTCAGCACCAGATGTTTGGACCTATGGTACATGGACCAAAtggtcctcctcccaactcCTTGGctggtgccggtggagggcCGGGACCAGCTGCCATCTTCGGCGGGCcgttgcagcagcagcagcaggagaatgGGCGGGCGCTGGCGCAAGAAGGGGCCCGCAGCATGCAGCAGCTCCCCTTTGGCCCCGGCGTAAATCCTCCTCATGGCATGACTCCTGGCTCAAATAACATGGGCCAAGGGCAGCAGCCGATCTTGAAC GATGCGTTGAGCTATCTTGATCAGGTGAAGGTTCAGTTCTCCGAACAGCCCGATGTGTACAACAAATTCTTGGACATTATGAAGGACTTCAAGAGTCAAAC AATCGACACGCCGGGCGTGATCAATAGGGTGTCCGAGCTTTTCGCTGGCCATCCGACGTTAATACAAGGGTTCAACACCTTCCTTCCTCCTGGCTATCGCATCGAGTGCGGCCTGGAGAACAACCCCAATAGCATCCGCGTGACCACCCCATCCGGGTCCATGATTCACTCGATCGGAGCGCCCCGACCAGCGCAACTCGAGCCAGCACCTCCGACATCGAACCCTCCTCAAGGATACATTGGCACCGTGAGACCTGGGCCGTGGCAGCAGGTTTTGCAACACAGCGTGGAAAGTCCCGAGGCTGCCTTCAGTGTCCCGGCCCAGAACGGTCCACCAGGGTTCCCTGGCTCAAGCCAGAGCGCGTCTTTCGAAACTAGCCCGAATCAACCAAGATCAGTGCCGGCGGTTCCCAACGGTTCTGCCCTGAGCCAACCTCCAGTCCCGCGAACAGCACACACTCCAACACCTGGCGCCGGTCCACCAAGTGCAAACGGTTCTGCCGCTCAGCAGGCCAGCATGGAAAAGCGGGGACCCGTCGAGTTCAACCACGCGATCAGTTACGTGAATAAGATCAAGGTACGCGACTTTTTTTCCCCTGTTGCTCCCGTGCGTATTGTTTCCTATTCACCTCGAGTCTCAATGGGGCACCTCAATGGGGAGTCGATGGGTCAAGCAAGCACAGAGTGGATAcacttttttctctccctGGCACAACGCCCATTGACGCCTTCTCTTATTCAGAATCGCTTCCAGGACAAACCCGAAATCTACAAGCAATTCTTGGAGATACTCCAAACGTACCAACGCGAGCAAAAGCCCATCCAAGACGTATACTCGCAAGTCACGACGCTCTTCCACTCGGCCCCCGATCTTCTCGAAGACTTCAAACAATTTCTCCCCGAGTCGGCCGCGCAGACCCGATCCGCCGGTCAGCGACCTGACGAAACGATGCCCATGGCAATCACCACTCCCACGCCCCAGCCCGGCAGTCTCCAGCGCGACGGTCCCAAGATGCCTCCGGTTGGCAATTTTGCGCCACCGGCGAGCGCCGCGaaggagaccaagaagcGACGCGCCGAGAAACCTGCGACTGCCGCATCTGCCTCTGTCGCGAACGAACAAGCGCAGTCATCTGCTCTCCGCGGATCGTTACCTGCCGCCACGACTGGCAACAAACGGATGAAGGTGACGCACAAGCCCAACAATGCCGATGTTGCCTTTATCGAGTCAACTTTGACTCCCACTATGCCCgagcctctccctcccactcccatcaACATTTCCCACCAAGACGAGCTTGCGTTTTTCGAGAAAGTCAAGAAGCACATTGGCAACCGAACCGCCAACACAGAATTCCTCAAGCTGATCAACATGTGGAACAACGACCTGATCGACACACCTACCTTGGTCTACAAGGCGAACCAGTTTATGGGCGGCAATCCCGAGTTGCTTGCCAGTCTGCGGGCTATCCTCAGGTACGACGACGCCACAGATGATTTCGTCGAGAACAAACCCGAGCCACCCACGGGCAAGGTTTCCTTGAGCAATTGTCGCGGCTTCGGCCCGAGCTACCGACTCCTCCCTAGAAGGGAACGGCTCAAGCCTTGCACCGGCCGCGACGAGCTCTGCCAATCGGTTCTCAATGATGAGTGGGCGTCACACCCGACCTGGGCCTCCGAAGACTCCGGTTTTGTTGCCCACAGAAAGAATGCGTACGAGGAAGGTCTCCACCGtatcgaggaggagcgccaTGACTACGACTTCTTCATCGAGGCCAACCAGAAGTGCATCCAGCTCTTGGAGCCCATTGCTCATAGCATGCTCAACATGCCGGCGTCAGAAAGACACAACTTCACCATGCCTGTAGGACTCGGAGGACAGAGTACTTCGATCTACaagagggtgttgaagaagatctACGGCCCGGAGAAGGGCTGCGAAGTTGCCAACGACTTGTTCCGAAACCCCTACGCCGTTGTACCTATTGTGTTGGCGCGTTTGAAGCAGAAGGACGAGGAGTGGCGATTTACGCAAAGAGAATGGGAGAAAGTGTGGCAGAACCAGACCGAAGCTATGCACCTCAAGAGCTTGGACCACATGGGTATCCAAGTCAAGATCAGCGACAAGCGCAGCCTCTCTGCTAAACATCTCGTCGACAGTATCAAGACCAAGCACGAAGAACAACGCCGTATCCGTCTTGCAAAGGGTCAAACCGCACGATACCAGTTTCTCTACAAGCTGGAAGACCAGGGTGTTCTCCTCGATTTACTTCGCCTTATGGTGGTCTACGTCAATAGCAATGGCGGACACAGCGGCgtggagaagagaaggatcATCGAGTTCTTCGAGAAGTTTATTCCCACCTTCTTTGACATTCCCGACGAGAAGTTCCAGGAAAGAATCAACGACATCGAGGTGGAGTCcgcggaagaggatgaggatgacggtACTCTTTTGGAGCTCACCAATGGCCGCAGTCGTCGAAATGGCAAGAAGTCCGACCTCCTTCGCGGCGTCTTGGATCCTGGCCGCAACGGCAGTCGTAGCAGAGGGCAGAAGGAGGGCAGTGCCGCCTCGGGCAGCAAGGAGACAACACCCGACGTTGGATCTGCGAACGAGGAAGAGATGCCTGACGCCCCAGAGGATGGCTCCGTTCCTGAAGTGTCGAATGGCCGCTGGCTTCCCACGATCCCACGGCCTGCCATTGTCGATAAAAGCAAGGGTGATCCAGTGAATGACCTGGTCGATCTGGACGGCGAGTTGAAGGCAGATGCTCCATTCACCCGATCGGTCTACAACTTCTACTGCAACCAGACCATCTAtgtcttcttcaccatcttcacGACGTTATACAAGCGATTGTTGGATGTCAAGGAGAGCAGAGCGAGCGTTTTCGAGGAGATTGAGCGTGAGCAGGCTGAGAAGCCAGCCAAGACCTTGGGCACAGTCAACGGTGGCTTGAAGTTCTTTGAACCCACTAACCCAGAGTCCTTCTGGCCAAAGACTGTCCAACTGATTGAGGACTacattggtggtgaggttgatgagaacCGGTACCAGGATGTGTTGCGCCACTACTACCTcaagagggggtggaagttgTACACCATTCAGGATGTCCTCAAGTCTCTGTGTCGTCTTGCGCTCCAGTGCAATAACCCGGACGCAAAAGgtgagaaggccaaggaacTAGTCAAGGCCTTCCTTGACAGCCGGGCGCAGAGCGAGACGAGTTTCCAGAATGAGATCAGTATGCGCAAGTTTGCCGAAAAGTGCATcaaggatggggagatgtTTGTCATTAGTTGG AACCCCAAGGGTAAATTCGCCACCACCCGCTGGCTCCAAAAGGACGAGACAACGTTTTACACGGACGAGATGGAGCGGGTGCAGCAGTGGCAGTACTACATCTCGTCGTACATCCGGATCGAGAACACGGAAGGGATCCCGCGGTCTCGGCTGCAAAAGGTGTTGCTGGAGCGGAACCTGCCCTCGGACGCTAAGGACTCCTCTGACGATGGTTTCTTGCCCAAGCCGCTGGTGTACTCTGAGAACCTGATTGTCCGGACCTGCCTCAACTCTTACAAGATGGTGTTTGAGCAGGGCACTAGTGACTGCGCCGTCTACAGTACCGATTCGGCcagggaggttgaggtggagggggacgAGGACGCGGCACAGGCGATGTTTTCGGCggagttgaggggggagaagatcaaggagaggttgttgattAATAACCAGTGGATGAAGGGGCATAGTCATGATGAGGTGCAGAGGTCGAAGGATGATTTTCAgaggtggatggatggggttgttggaggggtggatggaggggagggacaGGGGCAGGATGTGGCTAtggagggttga
- a CDS encoding uncharacterized protein (EggNog:ENOG503PP7E): MQLTTVFSSLVVLGGLAVAAPVDVPDEEPCVDGIICFDALNACGVKYGGCYNVCKADQKPKPPACPATSTVVTTKVVQLTPSATTKKTTSTTSKRTLTTSTRKATTTIKKTTTTAKATTTSKKPTSTSKKPTTTPKPTTTPKPVTTKIPTSTTKPSTCNGSGMTVCADYINECGMMYGGCFPDCKPWPTFTAPPCRPPVSTSIRLVPVPIPTYPVITVRPQA; the protein is encoded by the exons atgcaGCTGACGACAGTgttttcttctcttgttgTCTTGGGAGGGTTGGCGGTAGCAGCCCCTGTTGATGTGCCCGATGAGGAGCCTTGTGTGGACGGGATTATCTGCTTTGACGCCCTGAATGCTTGTGGTGTCAAATACGGCGG CTGCTACAACGTCTGCAAGGCCGACCAGAAGCCCAAGCCGCCCGCTTGCCCGGCCACCTCCACTGTCGTCACAACCAAGGTGGTCCAGTTGACTCcctctgccaccaccaagaagacgacCAGCACAACTTCCAAGCGCACCTTGACGACCTCCACCAGGAAGGCGactaccaccatcaagaagaccaccaccactgccaaggctaccaccacttccaagaagcccacctccacctccaagaaGCCTACCACTACTCCTAAGCCGACCACTACCCCCAAGCCCGTGACGACCAAGATCCCGACATCCACTACCAAGCCCTCGACTTGCAACGGGAGCGGAATGACGGTCTGTGCTGATTACATCAATGAGTGTGGGATGATGTATGGCGG ATGCTTCCCTGACTGCAAGCCGTGGCCTACATTCACTGCTCCTCCTTGCAGGCCGCCGGTCAGCACTAGCATCAGGCTTGTGCCGGTGCCGATTCCTACGTATCCTGTTATCACTGTCAGGCCTCAGGCATAG